The sequence AACAAGGAAACGTTCGTTCCCTAAATTCTCAGCTACATTCTGTTGACTAATCACTAATTATCGCTGAGTAGAATATATACTCGCCTCAGCGGTTTGTCAATATGAGTGTGATCTTTTATGACATGTCCCTTTTTAATATCTACCGCCATGCGCGGCATTTTTCGGATTAACGAGTTCTAAGCGTGCTAAATCCTCAGAAGTTAATTTAAGTTCAACAGCTCCGGCATTTTCCTCCAAATACTTCACACGTTTTGTGCCTGGAATGGGCAGTGCACCGTTTGCCATGACCCAAGCTAACGCTAGTTGTGAAGCAGTTGCGTTCTTTTCTGCAGCCATATCTTGGATCTTGTTTACCAGATCCACATTTCTCTGGAAGTTCTCACCTTGAAAGCGCGGTAAATGCCTGCGAATGTCATTCGCTGCGAAGTCCTCAAACTTTTGCAATTCACCCGTAATAAAACCTCGGCTTAATGGGCTGTACGCCACAAAAGTAATACCCAGTTCATTTACAACAGGCAGTATGTCATCCTCAACGTCCCGACTCCAAAGAGAATATTCCGTCTGCAAGGCAGAGATCGGATGTACCGCATGGGCACGGCGAATGGTAGGAGCGTCTGCTTCGGATAACCCCAAGTAACGAACCTTTCCGGCAGCAACCAGTTCAGCCATTGCACCTACTGTATCTTCAATAGGAACATTAGGATCAACCCGATGCTGGTAATAAAGATCTATATAATCAAGGCCCAAGCGACGGAGGCTATCATCCACTGATTTCCGCACATAGTCCGGATGACCATTAATCCCCTGGAAATTAGGCCCGAAAGCAAACTTCGTAGCTACTACAGCCTGATCGCGGCGACCTTTCAAAGCTTGACCCAGCAACTCTTCATTATGCCCATTTCCATATACATCTGCAGTATCCAACAAGGTAACCCCTAATTCCAAAGCACGGTGAATCGTATCGAGGGAATTCTCGTCATTAGTTTCACCATACAGCCCTGGAGACATTCCCATCAAACCTAAACCAATGGATGAAACAATTAATTCACTATTACCCAGTTTACGAGTCTCCATTATAAGTAACCTCTCTTTCGTTTCTCAGAAATAATATTTGCTGTTTCCGGCCTCACAAGCCCATTGTAGTCCTTAAAGTGCACTTTAAGGCAAGTGTTTTATTTACGCCCTTTTGAGGTTACTCGTTTGGGTAAGAGTCTAGACAAGATGGAACGGCTTCGCCGTCCTTTTATGGGCGGCACCCGCTTCTTCGAGAAATATAAGGATAAATTATTGCGTGAAGCAAATTCTTATATTTCAAAAAAAGTGACCCTGCCAACGTTCGGCAGGGTCCAGATATATATTATAAGGGGGTTATGTGTTTAATATATACCTCTTATCTTAACCTAGTATGAAGGCACTATGAAGATTGGCTTAATTATTGAAAGATTACTATTCATTCAAATAGACAGCCTTGCCTGTGCGGGCAGATTCATAGAGGGCTTCCAAGATTTG comes from Paenibacillus sp. 19GGS1-52 and encodes:
- a CDS encoding aldo/keto reductase, giving the protein METRKLGNSELIVSSIGLGLMGMSPGLYGETNDENSLDTIHRALELGVTLLDTADVYGNGHNEELLGQALKGRRDQAVVATKFAFGPNFQGINGHPDYVRKSVDDSLRRLGLDYIDLYYQHRVDPNVPIEDTVGAMAELVAAGKVRYLGLSEADAPTIRRAHAVHPISALQTEYSLWSRDVEDDILPVVNELGITFVAYSPLSRGFITGELQKFEDFAANDIRRHLPRFQGENFQRNVDLVNKIQDMAAEKNATASQLALAWVMANGALPIPGTKRVKYLEENAGAVELKLTSEDLARLELVNPKNAAHGGRY